One genomic region from Gammaproteobacteria bacterium encodes:
- the pgsA gene encoding CDP-diacylglycerol--glycerol-3-phosphate 3-phosphatidyltransferase, translated as MLWTLPNILTVSRMLLIPVMMLIFFLPYSWSSPVTAVIFSLAAITDWLDGYLARRLKQHSAFGAFLDPVADKLMVAVALVLVLYKEPTLVLAVATAVIIGREITISALREWMAELGKRASVSVSALGKFKTTFQMIAIILLLYREPLFGISIYHLGYVCLIIAAILTVVSMLIYLRAAWPYMKENAN; from the coding sequence ATGCTTTGGACTTTACCTAATATATTGACCGTTTCCCGAATGCTGCTCATTCCCGTAATGATGCTGATATTTTTTCTGCCTTATTCGTGGAGCTCACCAGTAACCGCAGTAATATTTTCGCTTGCAGCAATTACAGATTGGTTAGATGGCTATTTGGCACGTCGTTTAAAACAGCATTCCGCGTTTGGCGCGTTCCTTGATCCCGTTGCCGACAAGCTCATGGTCGCCGTTGCACTGGTTCTCGTCTTATATAAAGAACCTACATTAGTGTTAGCCGTAGCAACGGCGGTTATCATTGGTCGTGAAATAACTATTTCGGCTTTACGTGAATGGATGGCGGAATTAGGCAAACGCGCCAGCGTGTCCGTCTCAGCTTTAGGTAAATTTAAAACCACCTTTCAAATGATCGCCATTATTTTGCTGCTATATCGTGAACCTTTATTCGGCATATCAATTTATCACCTGGGTTATGTGTGTTTAATTATCGCCGCGATCTTGACGGTGGTCTCCATGTTGATTTATCTGCGCGCGGCGTGGCCCTACATGAAAGAAAACGCAAACTAA
- a CDS encoding cation transporter, with amino-acid sequence MSQHAHDHQVHAPDHDHHQHFNLQNRRAFIFALILNGGFVIVELAFGIFAHSLALIADAIHNFGDVLGLMLAWAALHFAQRKATARFTYGFGSATILAALVNAILLILVACGIAWEALHRMQQPIAVNTSVMMAVAGIGIVINAATAWLFVARQHEDINIKGVYLHMVADALVSVGVVLTGIGIAFTAWQWLDPAISVLIAVVIIGSTWSLLRDAVRMALHAAPNNIDVEEVRAYLQSLPGVAQVHDLHVWPISTTITALTAHLLIPEGKTSDAFLLNTAATIKQKFGIGHSTLQIETSSTTEHMCHSWDADN; translated from the coding sequence ATGTCTCAACACGCTCACGATCATCAAGTTCACGCGCCAGATCACGATCATCATCAGCATTTTAATTTACAAAATCGCCGCGCATTTATATTCGCGTTAATTTTAAATGGCGGTTTCGTCATTGTTGAATTAGCGTTTGGTATCTTTGCGCATTCTTTAGCGTTAATTGCTGATGCCATTCATAACTTCGGTGATGTTTTAGGTTTGATGTTAGCGTGGGCGGCTTTGCATTTTGCCCAACGCAAAGCGACGGCGCGGTTTACGTACGGGTTTGGTAGTGCGACTATTTTGGCCGCTTTAGTGAACGCTATTTTATTAATACTAGTAGCGTGTGGCATTGCTTGGGAAGCGTTACATCGTATGCAACAGCCTATTGCAGTTAATACTTCGGTAATGATGGCGGTTGCAGGCATTGGCATTGTGATTAATGCAGCAACGGCGTGGTTGTTTGTTGCGCGTCAACACGAAGATATCAATATCAAAGGCGTGTATTTGCATATGGTGGCCGATGCTTTGGTGTCGGTGGGTGTGGTATTAACCGGTATCGGTATTGCCTTCACTGCATGGCAATGGTTAGATCCAGCCATCAGCGTGCTTATCGCAGTTGTGATTATCGGCAGCACGTGGTCTTTATTGCGTGATGCTGTGCGCATGGCTTTACATGCAGCACCGAATAATATTGATGTTGAAGAAGTGCGCGCTTATCTTCAAAGTTTACCAGGGGTCGCACAAGTACATGATTTACATGTTTGGCCTATCAGCACGACTATCACCGCATTGACTGCTCATTTGCTGATACCAGAAGGTAAGACGAGCGATGCTTTCTTATTAAATACCGCTGCTACCATTAAACAAAAATTTGGCATTGGGCATAGTACTTTGCAAATTGAAACATCTTCGACTACGGAACATATGTGTCATAGTTGGGATGCTGATAATTAA
- a CDS encoding PepSY domain-containing protein: MKTTIEKNSDNQYKKLYALIWRWHFYAGLIFLPIIMLLAISGGIYLFEPYYNESIRDEYLIKPPTDSQTSLSVTQQIYIIKKIYPTAKITAIRLSNDAHHANEISLIQSHASHSGIATPIDSNNNHHNKVISDASQTHLTVFLNPYTGEIVGKFDESQRWMPWIRELHGELLLGKFGTKFVELAACWALVLLISGFYLWWPRGTFSPWGLLLPRLKSSKRIFWRDIHSVTGIYLSILLSVLLISGLPWTDIWGGSMHLIQKRIGQSSEPAWLPNLYSSVVPDKLTTPIGIDTVIHAINKKISQDTSVNINFPKNPDSVYHVIVNSPNPAQQCYFHIDQYTGAVLGQQCWEDMPLMARAIEIGVAIHEGHYFGTANLVLCLITALGTLLICISGIIMWWQRRPESINGFSLASAPPLPKNFNVSGNLIWLIILLGILLPALGISLLLLWIIDSLVQKYLKYRNPV, encoded by the coding sequence ATGAAAACCACTATTGAAAAAAATTCCGATAATCAATATAAAAAACTCTACGCCTTGATTTGGCGGTGGCATTTTTATGCAGGATTAATCTTTCTGCCGATTATTATGCTACTTGCGATCAGTGGTGGCATTTATTTATTCGAGCCTTATTACAATGAATCGATCCGGGATGAATATCTAATAAAACCACCCACCGATAGTCAAACGTCATTAAGCGTCACACAACAAATTTATATCATCAAGAAAATTTATCCGACGGCAAAAATAACCGCGATAAGGTTATCAAACGACGCTCATCACGCCAATGAAATAAGCCTTATTCAATCGCATGCTTCACATAGTGGAATAGCAACTCCGATAGATTCTAATAATAATCACCATAACAAAGTTATCAGTGACGCCTCGCAAACGCATCTAACTGTATTTTTAAATCCTTATACTGGCGAAATAGTAGGCAAGTTTGATGAAAGCCAGCGATGGATGCCGTGGATACGCGAATTACACGGAGAATTATTATTGGGTAAATTCGGCACAAAATTTGTTGAGCTCGCCGCTTGTTGGGCTTTAGTATTATTAATCAGCGGATTTTATTTATGGTGGCCACGCGGCACATTTTCACCATGGGGTTTATTACTGCCCCGCTTAAAAAGCAGTAAGCGGATTTTTTGGCGAGATATACATTCCGTAACGGGCATCTATCTATCCATATTGTTATCGGTATTATTAATAAGCGGCTTGCCCTGGACCGACATCTGGGGCGGCAGCATGCACCTCATCCAAAAAAGGATTGGGCAGTCTAGCGAGCCCGCATGGTTGCCGAATTTATATTCATCCGTGGTACCAGATAAATTAACGACACCGATTGGCATTGATACGGTTATCCACGCCATTAATAAAAAAATATCACAAGATACTAGCGTCAATATCAATTTTCCTAAAAATCCCGACAGCGTTTATCACGTTATAGTGAATTCACCGAATCCTGCTCAACAATGTTATTTTCACATTGACCAATACACAGGCGCGGTTTTAGGTCAGCAATGCTGGGAAGATATGCCATTAATGGCACGCGCAATTGAAATTGGAGTTGCGATTCATGAAGGCCACTATTTCGGCACCGCGAATCTCGTGTTATGCCTCATAACAGCATTAGGCACTTTGTTAATCTGCATTAGCGGCATCATCATGTGGTGGCAACGTCGGCCAGAATCCATCAATGGTTTTTCTTTAGCCTCTGCTCCGCCATTGCCAAAAAACTTTAACGTTTCGGGTAATCTAATTTGGCTAATTATTTTATTGGGAATTTTATTACCGGCTTTAGGTATTTCATTATTATTGTTATGGATTATCGATAGCCTTGTGCAAAAATATTTAAAGTATAGAAATCCCGTTTAA
- a CDS encoding TonB-dependent receptor, whose product MYSLQQWLAIGLLSTTALPTLCAAEVSATTLDTKKHQKNLEEMVVTTSGNQQEALAVPASISTLSGEENANDHASWIGETINQMPGVFFTQLRGPVDAPAIRLPVSYNNVYLYLQDNVPLQSPISFNHAAFAYSAALTSFGGMEVLKGPGTALHGSDAMAAVVNTLSQKPTFDKKHSMGLRSGENNLVDARVDINTPINEQHAVRIAFSYQQDDGWRETSAWERAQLLARHLYENNEWEINSILTYTDFNSQMPGILDADQYNDDPSQDGLDAEVNRDEAQGTSQYLRISSEMSKQLSAQTKIQITPYYRTIDSGYMAIWEPETTPLTNKTTDTVGLLNRLYFSYSNNTETVLGFDIESTQFNTRTEQTRVTRIVYGTTYPQGVHLDYDVDYLSLAPYLQHTQPLGEHWIVVAGLRYENSNYKFTNHLNSSNVTPDHPYLILGERDDDDFSQLNPKLGITYRINHMQSVFARYAHGFRIPDATELYELDPAQAQFKLDPENIDSIELGYKAWLDNNIGLDISAYRMDTKDGIVAGVTTPAGDISENGGKARYQGIELGVSSPLGNNFSMKFAFAITDNTYIQKLASGNDPADGNTIPSSPRTIGNLRLDFHPVVLHGFNVESELQHLGSWYLDEDNTTKTPDEYILNLRAAYDMTSQWSVDVKVLNVLDNHYATTAEAPSWAPDGVYRPGTPRTASAGVAYSF is encoded by the coding sequence ATGTACTCTTTACAACAATGGCTGGCTATTGGCCTGCTGAGCACTACGGCATTGCCCACTTTATGCGCGGCAGAAGTGAGTGCTACGACCCTTGATACGAAAAAACATCAAAAAAATCTCGAAGAAATGGTAGTAACGACTTCCGGCAATCAACAAGAAGCATTGGCTGTACCCGCCAGCATCTCTACTTTATCCGGCGAAGAAAATGCGAATGACCACGCGAGCTGGATTGGTGAAACTATTAATCAAATGCCGGGTGTATTTTTTACACAACTACGCGGCCCTGTCGATGCACCTGCGATTCGTTTGCCTGTTTCATACAATAATGTTTATTTATATTTACAAGATAACGTACCACTACAATCCCCTATTTCATTTAATCATGCAGCCTTTGCTTATTCCGCTGCGCTGACTTCTTTTGGTGGTATGGAAGTTTTAAAAGGCCCAGGCACTGCATTGCACGGATCCGATGCAATGGCAGCCGTAGTGAATACACTCAGTCAAAAACCTACTTTCGATAAAAAACATTCTATGGGTTTACGTAGCGGCGAAAATAATCTGGTTGATGCTCGCGTAGACATCAATACTCCCATTAATGAACAACACGCTGTGCGGATTGCTTTTTCGTATCAACAAGATGATGGTTGGCGCGAGACTTCTGCATGGGAGCGCGCGCAATTACTAGCGCGTCACTTATATGAAAATAATGAGTGGGAAATTAATAGCATTTTAACCTACACAGATTTTAATTCACAAATGCCCGGCATTCTTGATGCAGACCAATACAATGATGACCCGAGTCAAGATGGTTTAGATGCCGAAGTTAATCGTGATGAAGCACAAGGAACGAGTCAATATTTACGTATAAGTTCTGAAATGAGCAAACAACTATCTGCCCAAACTAAAATACAAATAACACCTTATTACCGCACCATTGACAGCGGTTATATGGCTATCTGGGAACCAGAAACAACACCATTAACCAATAAAACTACCGATACTGTGGGTCTACTTAATCGCCTCTATTTTAGTTACAGTAACAACACCGAAACTGTATTGGGATTTGATATTGAATCAACCCAATTCAATACACGCACTGAACAGACCCGTGTTACGCGCATCGTGTATGGCACTACCTACCCGCAAGGTGTGCATTTAGATTACGACGTTGATTATCTTAGTCTCGCGCCATATTTACAGCATACGCAACCGCTAGGTGAACATTGGATCGTAGTAGCGGGTTTACGTTACGAAAATTCAAATTACAAATTCACTAATCATCTAAACAGCAGCAATGTTACTCCTGATCATCCTTACCTAATTCTTGGCGAACGAGATGATGATGATTTTTCACAGCTTAATCCAAAACTCGGCATTACTTATCGTATCAATCATATGCAAAGTGTATTCGCTCGGTATGCACATGGCTTCAGAATTCCTGATGCCACTGAACTTTATGAATTGGATCCTGCTCAAGCACAATTCAAATTAGATCCGGAAAATATTGATAGCATTGAGTTAGGTTATAAAGCGTGGCTTGATAATAATATAGGCCTAGATATTTCTGCTTATCGCATGGACACTAAAGATGGCATCGTTGCAGGAGTTACTACACCTGCCGGTGATATTTCTGAAAATGGCGGCAAAGCGCGTTATCAAGGTATAGAACTAGGCGTGAGCAGTCCTTTAGGTAATAATTTCAGTATGAAATTCGCTTTCGCGATTACCGATAATACTTATATACAAAAATTAGCAAGTGGTAATGATCCTGCGGATGGCAACACCATTCCTTCATCGCCGCGTACTATTGGCAATTTACGGCTAGATTTTCATCCTGTCGTATTACATGGCTTTAACGTTGAAAGCGAATTACAACATCTGGGTAGCTGGTACCTAGACGAAGACAACACCACAAAAACACCCGACGAATATATTTTAAACTTGCGCGCGGCTTACGACATGACTTCACAATGGTCTGTTGACGTAAAAGTATTAAACGTACTCGACAATCATTACGCCACTACAGCAGAAGCACCTTCGTGGGCACCTGATGGTGTTTATCGTCCCGGCACACCGCGCACAGCGAGCGCTGGGGTGGCTTATTCTTTTTAA
- a CDS encoding NAD(P)H-dependent oxidoreductase: protein MKFLLIAASLRKDALNKKLIRNVERILNAVQPDIEHKILDLNDYPMPAFDGDIQEHNGIPASVKALGEEISQAQAIIIATPEYNGGIPGHFKNTADWVSRLKPNPWANKAMLLMCASPGGLAGIRGLWHTRVPFEAMGVHVYPTLFGLPNAGDAFDANNVLHDTKIQDRLTTLLTDFSQLTKKYNAYIK from the coding sequence ATGAAATTTTTATTAATCGCTGCCTCATTACGCAAAGATGCATTAAACAAAAAACTCATCCGCAATGTTGAGCGTATTCTCAATGCCGTACAGCCCGACATAGAACACAAAATTTTAGATTTAAATGATTATCCAATGCCTGCCTTTGATGGCGACATTCAAGAACACAACGGCATACCCGCATCCGTCAAAGCACTCGGTGAAGAAATCAGCCAAGCGCAAGCTATTATTATCGCCACCCCGGAATATAACGGCGGCATTCCCGGACATTTTAAAAATACGGCTGATTGGGTCTCGCGTTTAAAACCCAATCCTTGGGCCAACAAAGCCATGCTATTGATGTGCGCATCACCCGGTGGATTGGCGGGTATTCGCGGTTTATGGCACACGCGTGTTCCATTTGAAGCAATGGGCGTTCACGTCTACCCTACTTTGTTTGGACTGCCCAATGCAGGCGATGCATTTGATGCAAATAACGTTTTACACGATACAAAAATTCAAGATCGTCTAACAACATTATTAACTGATTTTAGTCAGTTAACTAAAAAATATAATGCTTACATTAAATGA
- a CDS encoding pirin family protein has product MLKIRASQQRGHANHGWLDSYHSFSFANYYDPQHMGFRALRVINEDRIAGGGGFGEHPHNDMEIITYVTEGALEHRDTLGNSTAILAGDVQRMSAGTGIRHSEFNHFKDRSTRLLQIWILPERTGIAPGYEQKSFLDAFKQQSFVLVASQDGRENSVSLHQDVNIYAGKFKQGQQHDITLLNHRHGWLQMIDGNLRINEHQLIRGDGVAISEENMLRLEALSDAEFLFFDLA; this is encoded by the coding sequence ATGCTTAAAATTCGTGCTAGTCAACAACGTGGCCACGCTAATCATGGCTGGCTAGATTCATATCACAGCTTTTCCTTCGCTAATTATTACGATCCTCAGCACATGGGTTTTCGTGCTTTAAGAGTCATTAATGAAGATCGTATCGCCGGCGGCGGCGGTTTTGGAGAACATCCGCATAATGATATGGAAATTATCACTTATGTTACCGAAGGCGCTTTAGAACATCGCGACACGTTGGGCAACAGCACTGCCATCCTAGCCGGTGATGTGCAACGCATGAGCGCGGGCACAGGCATACGTCATTCGGAATTTAATCATTTTAAAGATCGCAGCACTCGCCTTTTACAAATTTGGATTTTGCCTGAGCGTACCGGCATTGCGCCGGGTTATGAGCAAAAATCATTTTTAGATGCATTTAAACAACAATCATTTGTATTAGTGGCTTCACAAGACGGCCGCGAAAATTCAGTTTCTTTGCATCAAGATGTGAATATCTATGCGGGTAAATTTAAACAGGGACAACAACACGACATTACACTGTTAAATCATCGGCATGGATGGCTGCAAATGATTGATGGCAATTTACGTATTAATGAACATCAACTCATACGTGGCGATGGTGTGGCGATTAGCGAAGAAAATATGCTTCGCTTAGAAGCCCTTAGTGATGCTGAATTTTTATTTTTTGATCTTGCTTAG
- a CDS encoding ABC transporter permease, whose translation MNIFKLAFSSLLNRKFTVLLTVFTIATSVALLLIVERVRVEARSGFSNTISGTDLIVGARTGSVQLLLYSVFRMGDAVNNISWDTYQTISSSTKVAWSIPLSLGDSHRGYRVLGTTEDYFKHYRYARTKDLQFATGKPFSDLYDAVIGAEVAKELNYKLNQSIVIAHGTSQVSFSLHDDKPFRIAGILAKTGTPVDRTVHVSLAAIEAIHIDWQAGVPPAPGEEINVVTNRQSDLTPKTITAFMLGLHNRIDTFQLQRSINRYPKEALLAILPGVTLQQLWDSLSMVEKTLQFISIFVVLTGLSGMLGVILSSLAERRREMAILRAIGARPIHIVALLLSEVIIVSTVGCLLGLLLLYGFLLSAQSLLAEKFSLSLSINLPSYYEIFLLSSVIIGAILVGCIPALRAYRQALADGLTLKI comes from the coding sequence ATGAATATATTTAAACTCGCTTTTAGCAGCTTGCTCAATAGAAAATTTACTGTTCTATTAACAGTTTTTACGATTGCGACCAGCGTAGCTTTATTGCTTATTGTGGAGCGTGTTCGGGTAGAAGCGCGTTCTGGTTTTAGTAATACAATTTCTGGAACTGATTTAATAGTCGGTGCACGTACGGGTTCAGTGCAATTATTATTGTATTCTGTATTTCGAATGGGTGACGCAGTTAATAATATTTCATGGGATACTTATCAAACAATTAGCAGCAGCACAAAAGTGGCATGGTCCATTCCCTTGTCGCTGGGCGACTCACATCGCGGTTATCGAGTATTAGGTACAACGGAAGATTACTTTAAACATTATCGTTATGCGCGAACAAAAGATTTGCAATTTGCAACAGGCAAACCTTTTAGCGATTTATATGATGCAGTCATAGGCGCAGAAGTAGCGAAGGAACTTAATTACAAACTAAATCAATCGATTGTTATCGCTCATGGCACTTCGCAAGTTAGTTTTTCTTTGCACGATGACAAACCTTTTCGGATCGCGGGGATATTAGCTAAAACCGGTACCCCCGTTGATCGTACCGTGCATGTCAGTTTAGCGGCGATAGAAGCTATTCACATCGATTGGCAAGCCGGTGTACCACCTGCACCCGGTGAGGAAATTAACGTTGTGACTAACCGACAAAGCGATTTAACACCCAAAACGATTACGGCATTTATGCTGGGCTTACATAATAGAATCGACACTTTTCAACTTCAACGCAGTATCAATCGTTATCCCAAAGAAGCATTACTTGCGATTTTACCGGGCGTTACCCTACAACAATTGTGGGACAGTTTGAGCATGGTAGAAAAAACGCTGCAATTCATTTCAATTTTCGTAGTACTAACCGGCTTAAGCGGTATGTTAGGTGTCATTCTAAGCTCGTTAGCTGAACGTCGTCGCGAAATGGCTATCTTGCGCGCTATCGGTGCACGCCCTATTCATATCGTCGCATTATTACTCAGCGAAGTTATCATCGTTAGCACAGTAGGCTGTCTGCTAGGTTTATTATTACTATATGGATTTTTATTATCTGCCCAATCTTTACTCGCAGAAAAATTCTCTCTGTCATTAAGCATAAATCTACCCAGTTATTATGAAATTTTTCTATTAAGCAGCGTCATCATTGGGGCTATTCTCGTAGGCTGCATTCCTGCCCTGCGCGCTTACCGCCAAGCACTGGCTGATGGATTAACCCTAAAGATTTAA
- a CDS encoding ABC transporter ATP-binding protein encodes MQTPSIENRESIVTIQNLGFCWPRQQHWALEIEELTIYRNEKIFIKGASGSGKSTLLNLLGGVFKPNTGDITVLDTSLNALSGAQRDRFRADNIGFIFQQFNLLPYLSIVDNIIQPCHFSKRRKHNVLKENTTLANEASRLAERLGINNNFLHKRNVADLSVGQQQRVAVARALIGQPALIIADEPTSSLDADSRHNFLELLFEECDKTHSTLIFVSHDQQLATAFDRCLDMKSLNRALTNEPSTYL; translated from the coding sequence ATGCAAACGCCTTCCATCGAAAACCGTGAATCTATTGTCACCATACAAAATCTCGGTTTTTGTTGGCCCCGGCAACAACATTGGGCACTCGAAATCGAAGAATTAACGATTTATAGAAATGAAAAAATATTTATCAAAGGCGCTAGCGGCAGCGGTAAAAGCACTTTGCTTAATTTATTAGGCGGCGTTTTTAAACCAAATACTGGCGACATTACGGTGCTAGACACCTCGCTTAATGCTTTGTCGGGTGCGCAACGTGATCGCTTTAGAGCAGACAATATAGGTTTTATTTTTCAGCAATTTAATTTGCTACCCTATCTTTCCATTGTCGATAATATTATTCAGCCCTGCCACTTCTCGAAACGTAGAAAACACAACGTTTTAAAAGAAAACACCACACTTGCTAATGAAGCAAGTCGACTGGCGGAGCGTCTTGGGATTAATAATAATTTTTTACATAAACGCAATGTCGCCGATTTAAGTGTCGGCCAACAACAACGAGTAGCCGTGGCACGTGCATTAATTGGACAACCTGCATTAATTATTGCCGACGAGCCCACCTCTTCCCTAGATGCAGACAGCCGGCATAATTTCCTTGAATTATTATTTGAAGAATGCGACAAAACCCACAGCACACTTATCTTCGTTAGTCATGATCAGCAATTGGCTACGGCTTTTGATCGCTGTCTTGACATGAAATCGCTTAATAGAGCGCTTACCAACGAACCATCCACTTATTTATGA
- a CDS encoding DUF2796 domain-containing protein, with product MHTTIRFFSLLLIATVASLANAELAEHHDAHKHGTGKLDIVIEKSIIQINLESPADDIVGFEHKPKNKKQREAISKSVATLKNGNVLFIFNPEAGCKLQSADIESALISSEHAHNDGKHKHDKAAHANEESHADFDASYTFSCQNISRLKILNVNLFKDFPNLETLNVQLINQDRQSAAVISKKKSTITF from the coding sequence ATGCATACGACAATTCGTTTTTTTAGTTTACTCCTCATCGCCACTGTCGCATCATTAGCTAACGCAGAATTAGCCGAACATCATGATGCTCATAAACACGGTACGGGCAAATTAGACATCGTCATTGAAAAATCCATTATTCAAATTAATTTAGAATCACCGGCTGACGATATCGTGGGTTTTGAACACAAACCTAAGAATAAAAAACAACGAGAAGCTATTAGCAAATCTGTAGCCACCCTTAAAAATGGCAATGTCTTATTTATCTTTAATCCAGAAGCCGGCTGCAAATTACAATCCGCTGACATAGAATCGGCACTCATAAGTTCTGAGCATGCGCACAATGATGGCAAGCATAAGCACGATAAAGCCGCACACGCAAACGAAGAAAGTCATGCGGATTTTGATGCTAGCTATACATTCAGTTGCCAGAATATCAGCCGTCTTAAAATCCTGAACGTAAATCTATTTAAAGACTTTCCGAATTTAGAAACATTAAATGTACAATTAATTAATCAAGACAGACAAAGCGCAGCGGTAATTTCCAAGAAAAAATCTACTATTACCTTTTGA
- a CDS encoding GTP-binding protein: protein MQKILPVTVLSGFLGAGKTTLLNAILRNQHNLRIALIVNDMSDINIDASIVANEISLNRSEEKLIEMSNGCICCTLREDLLKEVTQLAKENRFDYLLIESTGISEPLPVAETFTFRDDDGVSLSDIARLDTMVTVVDAVNFMNDYQMAESVRDTGQSSGEDDDRNIADLLIEQIEFADVLLISKADLISAEETKNLQAILRSLNAEAKILPMRMGDVALKEILNTHLFDFDRAAQAPGWLKEMRGEHIPETQEYGITNFTYSARRPFHPERFYNFLSQGWNNGTLLRSKGYFWLATRPDYAGAWSQAGGLMHHGVAGLWWAAVAEDQWPQHPADIQRILEKSVEPFGDRRQEIVFIGQNIDEASAREQLNACLLTDEEMQQSPAQWSNYNDPFPSWEQPTTDDSLH, encoded by the coding sequence ATGCAAAAAATATTACCCGTCACGGTTTTATCTGGTTTTTTAGGCGCGGGAAAAACAACGTTACTGAATGCTATTTTACGTAATCAACATAATTTACGTATCGCTTTAATTGTAAACGATATGAGTGACATTAATATTGATGCCAGCATAGTAGCGAATGAAATCTCATTAAATCGGTCCGAAGAAAAATTAATTGAAATGAGCAACGGTTGCATTTGCTGTACTTTACGCGAAGATTTACTGAAAGAAGTAACGCAACTCGCCAAAGAAAATCGTTTTGATTATTTGCTGATAGAATCGACTGGCATCTCAGAACCTTTACCGGTGGCTGAAACATTTACCTTTCGCGATGATGATGGCGTGAGCTTATCGGATATTGCTCGATTAGATACTATGGTGACAGTGGTCGATGCCGTTAACTTCATGAATGATTATCAAATGGCCGAAAGCGTACGAGATACCGGGCAATCAAGTGGTGAAGACGATGATCGCAATATTGCAGATTTATTAATCGAACAAATTGAATTTGCCGATGTTTTACTCATTAGCAAAGCCGATTTAATTTCTGCCGAAGAAACTAAAAATCTGCAAGCGATTCTGCGCAGCCTTAATGCGGAAGCAAAAATTTTACCCATGAGAATGGGAGATGTGGCGCTCAAGGAAATTCTTAACACTCATTTATTCGATTTCGACCGTGCTGCACAAGCTCCTGGTTGGTTAAAAGAAATGCGCGGTGAACATATTCCTGAAACACAAGAGTATGGTATTACTAATTTCACTTACAGCGCACGTCGACCTTTTCATCCTGAACGTTTTTACAACTTTTTATCACAAGGATGGAATAATGGTACCCTGCTACGCTCCAAAGGTTATTTTTGGTTAGCCACGCGCCCCGATTATGCAGGTGCGTGGTCACAAGCCGGAGGCCTCATGCATCATGGTGTTGCGGGTTTATGGTGGGCAGCGGTTGCCGAAGATCAATGGCCGCAACATCCCGCTGATATTCAACGTATCTTAGAAAAATCGGTTGAACCTTTTGGGGATCGTCGCCAAGAAATTGTTTTCATTGGCCAAAATATCGACGAAGCATCAGCCCGCGAACAACTGAATGCTTGTTTGCTCACTGACGAAGAAATGCAACAATCTCCCGCACAATGGTCAAACTATAACGATCCCTTCCCTAGCTGGGAACAACCGACTACCGACGACTCTTTACACTGA
- a CDS encoding MerC domain-containing protein: MPNRNNPELRYFDGSALLLSLICLAHCLLLPLLITASPLISIFTDAEWLHIGLLTTAIPVSLLGLWLGFRQHRQLAWLLIGIIGLTLMTLAIMYANNESQETYFTVSGVILIAIAHCLNWHSHQHHSSRPTKSLS, encoded by the coding sequence ATGCCTAATCGTAATAATCCAGAACTCCGTTATTTCGATGGTAGCGCGCTACTACTATCGCTTATTTGTTTGGCTCACTGCTTATTGCTGCCCCTGCTCATCACCGCCTCGCCTCTCATAAGCATATTCACTGATGCCGAATGGTTACATATCGGCTTATTGACTACCGCTATTCCAGTAAGTTTGCTGGGATTATGGCTAGGTTTTCGCCAGCATCGACAACTCGCATGGCTGCTGATCGGCATAATCGGATTAACACTGATGACACTCGCAATAATGTATGCCAACAATGAAAGCCAAGAAACTTACTTCACGGTGAGTGGCGTTATTCTAATCGCAATCGCTCATTGTTTAAATTGGCACAGTCATCAACATCACTCTTCGCGTCCGACAAAATCACTCTCTTAA